GGGCTGAGGCAGATGCTGCAGGTCAGCTCATCCTCCAGACTCATGAGAGACAAGTCACTCTGCTCCACCGCGGCCATGACGAGAGCTCAGAGCCGCTGCAGGGAGAAACGAAACctagaagagtgtgtgtgtggggggggagaaacGAAActtaggagtgtgtgtgtgtgtgtgtgtgtgtgtgtgtgtgtgtgtgtgtgtgtgtgtgtgtgtgtgtgtgtatgataaaCATCACGCCCTTTTATTTGGTCACAGATAAAGCAGTAATTCTTGTTACTTATACACACGACTCGTAAACGTCTCATGATATTATTCCTACTGTATTCTCTTCAAGCTCTTCATAGGGTAGTAGGGAACACTTGTACTATCCACATCATGGAGAAATGGTCACGTAATCACAGAGAGCATTAGAAATCTGACAGATGAGCAGCATGAATTCAAGCTAATGAAAGCTATTTTATTAGTGACTTTATTATGGAAGGTTGATGTGTTGTTCCTGTTATGAGCAGGGTGTTGGTCGGAACTCTTGTTGTGAAAGGGGTTCTGACGGAAAGGGGTTCTGTGAAGGGAGGAGTTCTGAAGTAGACGGTGAATAAACGGGTGTGACGTCCCGAGTCAATAATCATCTCTCGTGATCTTTTTCGGCTGAGGTCTCCTGACAGTAAAAGACAACAAAACGCTCAGCTATACTAACACCCTGATAAATATCCAATgactatttatatataatattttgtattgaaaaaaaaaaaaaaaaagcatttgtaTTCAGGTAGGTGTCCATTTATACTTTAACTTCAGAGACAGTCAAATAAGTAAGCCAAGTTTTAAAAGAACAACCTTGTTATTGAGACCAGGCATACTTATTGTTTCATAGCACGGGGTGTGTTgaggtgtgtctgtctgttcagGAAACACCTCTAGATGAAAGACCAGTTTATCTGGGCACAGCAAATTGTTCAATAGGGAACAAAAGCTGTGTTTTAGTTTAGGGTTACATTTAGGTCAAGGTAGACTCTACTCCTATTTCTAAACCACCAATATGAGCCAGGTGGAGTTTCtccatgtttattttgttgttgttgttgctgtggttaCCTGCCTGCCCTGCATAGATATGGTGTAAGGAGTTGAAAAGGGAGGAGGGGCTTTGGAGACTGTGTAAGAGTGGCCTGGACATTGTATCTGTCATCTAAATCCAGTAACTTCTGAATGTCGCTTGCATATCTTGAAAACCGTTCAACTTATTGTCCTCACACTTGGAATGTGTATTGTTAACGGCtcgaggaagtgcagtgttgggACACTTTGAATAAACGGACagccagcgctctgtagcagcgaTGGCTCAGTCTACAGCAGCTACAACTGATCCTTCAATTAGGGGTTTTGTGTGCCGAGTTGAATCCCACGGAACTTTGAATTAAcagctctctgtgcagcagGTTCAGAGTCCTGCAGCTGGTCTTTATGCCaaagctcaattactgcaggtcatttTTAGAGGTTTACAATGAACACTGCTCCAGTTCTAGatggtttttatttaaattacagTAGGTAGCCACAAAGTACCAGGAGCTCTGATCACATATACTTTGACGCACACTGCTTCAACTGATCATTTCTGTGAATCGTTTATTTATATTACTGAATATTGATGTCATCTGTAGATAAGAAAGGAGCAAAACATATATCCTAAAATGCACGTCTGCTTCTTCAATCACTTTATTACAGAGAAAGACCATGTaacaaaaatgttaattaaaGTAAATGTGGTACAATtaattttttgcattttaagaCTGTCATATAAACCCCCTGTTGGGTCCACTGAATCAAATCACCACAGATATGACTGTGGTTCATGAACCTGACCTTAACATTTTACCCGTTTCACAGACAGCGAGCACAGGGAAATTAAACATACAAGGATTACAGACAGGCTGATTCAGTGTCCACTCAAACTGTATGCTGTCTAAAGTTAAATCCAATACACTGGGACACAtgttgcaaacaaacaaacataagacCCTTGATTCCCCTGATCCCTGACACCCATGCAATGCATATTATTTTAGCTTGGTCCTAAGTGTCAACACAATATGAGGAGTTGAGTAAAGCTGTGGTAAAGCTCTCCATAAGTTGTCAAAGCCATCTGTACCATTGTGAAGAACTGCAACAGCAAACAGTGCAGTGAGGCATGGAGCCTTTAATGTCGGCAGGTGATCCAATAAATAAAGGTCCATACCTGAAGTGCACTGGCACAATGCCTCACAGATCTTTTCAATTGACCAACAGTGAACTGACTGATTCACAACAGTGGCCATCATATCTGAACCTGGCTCACTTATCAGTTCAATCAGACCATGCAGTCTTCAGCACCTATTTAGTGCAGAGAAGTTAGTACTTAGCCTGAACCATGTTCAAACCTCACTGCTCATGTGCTGCAGTAATGATGTGTATGTAGAAGTCTACTGCTGATGCCAATTTTTGATTTCACACCATTTAGCATCAACAGGACGAACAAGCTTTGATTTTAGGTGATCCGTAGGCATACTGGCCAAACACTTTGGTGCCACAACAGGCAACAAGCCACTAAATGTCACCAGTGTTATAGGAGCCTGACACATCAGTGAAGGCTCCATCTTGACTGAAAGCCCTGATCAGCAAGCGGTTAAGAGATTCTCCATTTAACCCATCCTGACTAAAACGCCATCCTGGAGTTTTCAGACTAAAACAGGCCggcagcgtttccaaacttctgCTTAGGCTGTTTAAACACTAGAGCAGTGTGGAAGCCAGATGTATCCTTAACAGAGTTGAGGTGctttcaaacaacaacaacatcgtAGTATGGCTGATGATGTGCTTACCACAGAACAGTATAGCATTTAATTTCAACGGAGAAAACCACATCCAAAGTTTAAATCCAAACAAGGACCCTTGCtgatgatctctctctctctctctctctctctctctgaagggAATCTGACATTAAAACAACTGAAGACCACAGATGAGACAGACACTGTCAGAATGTAAAAACCAAAGTCTATGTGACTTCTGGTCTCGCCAACCAAACAAGTCAGAGAGTTGAAGACGTGGGCAGATAGAGCCAGGTGATACAATATATCCACAACACATCTTAACTTTAACTAAACGGctatgatgaaaaaataaaattatatgaAAATCAACCACCTCAATATGCTGTCTGTAGATGGCTTGGGTATATCGGATTGCATCACAGAAACAGCTTTTTCTATCCAGTCACATGGCAGACCTATATAAGACATGCTCAACCATAGAGTTTAACACTCATGATGTTCAGCTTTCAGTTGAATACATGGAATACATGAGTGTTCTTTTAGAGCAAGCTGTGACACTCCAAGTTCTGTACACATTTATAAGAATTTGTACTGACAAGTTGTAGTCTTTATCTTTTCAGTCCACAAAGATGtcattttcaataactgaattctTACGATCGCTAGAAATGACTCAATATCGACTGATAGGAAAAAAAGTTAGTGTCACAAAATCTTTTGCTGCATGACCCAGACCTATAACTTAAACTGCCTCAGTCCAAAACTATCTATCCTTTCACCTTCAGACTTAATTTCATAACACTGGACTGACATGTGTGATGAATTCACTTCTTTATTCATCACCAATCTACAGTGTATAAAAATTTGTCGAAAGGGttaacacaagcacaaacacgcTGTACAGCAAGTGCACAGGaagttgtgtgtgttctgttaaaGTGTTAAGAAACACTTAAGTGCATTAGTCACATTGGACGCAGGACATGCAAGTTATACTGATCCAATCTGATGTTTCTTAAACCGAAAAAGAATGGCTCTACCAGTTTAGAACGACAACTTCAGCGGCTGTAGGGCAAGGTAACAGCTAATGACTTCAGCTATGGCATGCTATTGACTCCACACATCCATTTCAGTTGTGACACTCCCAAGTTCTATAATCTACTGGAGTAACCACAACCATATATTCCTGTATTTCCTTGTTGAATGCAGAGCTAACCACAGTGTGTAGTGAGTGGTATGAGTGAGGCTAATCATCCTGTAAACTCACTATCACATAAAGaataaaatgtctcaatggttctacttttaattttgGAGCTTGTTGAAGCTTGTCGGCCTCTTACATTTGTTAATTGTCAATTTTCTTTAACATGCATTTAGAGACAAATTGTTTACTGTAATTATTGTGATATTAATTTCAGTAATGACATCAAGgggctgattgtgtgtgtgtaattatgaCAATATGCTCCACATCCTTACACCTTGCACAAAGTAATGGAGGAACCACTGGAGAACATCCAGAAAGCTGGATACACTGCTTCAGCAAAAGGAAACTCAAACGTGTGGAAGGGATATGCCCTGTCTGCCACGTTGTAGAATGTAGCCCTGCCCCCCTCGTAATCTAACAGCACACCTACGCGCTTCGGATTGGGATTGCACAGCACGGTTTCATGGCTGTTATGCCAAGCGGATAGCTTGACGTTAAACCATTCGACACACCAGGACTGGGCGTTGCGGCCCAGGCGACTGGTGGAACCTTTACGGTCAATGCTGCTGTAAGCCAAACCAATGCCGATAAAGTTGTTGCAGCTCAGTCGGACTTCCCAGTAGTGGCGCCCGCTCGAGAAACCCTTTGAGGTGAGCACTTGGGAGCAGACGACAAAACGTTGAGGGCAGTTGGGGTAGTTTGCTTGCTCATCTGTCACAGAGGCCTTAGTACACTCCTCAGTCACCAGGATGCGTTTGTGGGCAGTCTTGCGGTCCAGCATTAGTCCTGAAGCaactaaaaagaaacaaaagaaagaacatTCAACCAACAAATAAGGTTGCTGCTGTCATAGGACAGAAACATACTCACTACATTCATAAACTTACATTTCAGCAGGTCACTTCTTTTTTCTGCACATGCAACGTTTGCAGGAATGTCTGAAGGTTCTACATTAGAGGaagacaaaaaatgtatttgttttagaATAATCACCTTGCAGTTACGTTACAATCAAAAATACATTTGGAAATGAATCTACTATGCTACAGATACATCTGGCATCCAAATTACTGCAGAATTTTAGAGTTGGGTTGCTGTGCGTGTAACGCGAGCACATGTTTTTCACAGggataataaaatatatcagTTTCTACTGCTTCACTTTTGATCTTTCATCAACTTCCATCATGGTCCAAAGGTCATAGGAATGTAACGGAAGTCGATGGAGAATATTTtaggacaaaaacaaaagaaagaaaatagaaatgCCATCTCCAGATGCTACTGTTGAGGTGTAGTGTGATGTGTTTGTATTCAGTGTAGATGGGGTCTACCTGTTTTCTGATTGGGTTGGAAAACAGGAGGACGACCTGGGTCTTTCCCACCAAACTCTGCGAAAGGATTATATCCCACCAGCTTTTCAGTGGGTTGAGGTTTTTTGGTTTGTTCTGAGGCAGACAAAACAGTTGTCTTCAAAAAGCTTTACAACCTTCGCGGacatatttcttttctttgtgtgaaTTAGATGTAAACTAAGTATGTGTACCTAATAATCTAGTTTCTCAGTTTATGAGTCAAAATAACTTTTTCTTACTTGAAGGCTTCTTCTTTAGGCTTGCTTTAGACTGTGGACCTGGATCTGGACTTGGGCACAAGGGATATTCTGGATTTCCTAGGGGCTCTGAAATAGGAAGACAAAAAGCTAGATGAAAGTGCATTTTGTTCTTGAATCGTCAGTTATCTTCTGTTATACAACTCTTGACACGCATAAAATATTTGCCGGAAAGATGAGGTTTCCAGAAGGAAGTTTCCCAGGGAATAGATGAAATCCCTGAGGCAGAAGCTGCTGTTGTACCTGAGAACATGTGAGATCATTTTCATTATGATtgtcttttactttatttttatccACACAACTTCATACAGCTACCCTGatatccacccacacacaagtTGTGCAATTTAAGGAACTAGTAGATTTTGTAGATAAAAATACTAATAAATACAATTGTCACTGCTTATACCAGGGCTCTCAGTAACACACCCAACAACTTTGACACTGATTGGATGAACAGTTGTTgagtaaatacaaatttaagtGGACACATTTCTGaactttttatataataaataccTACAATATTTACTACAAGATAAACTACAATTGTTTAGATTAAAGCAATGTCAGTGTTACTTTCTGCAACCAAATTGTACAAAACTGATTTCAGTATACTTTCTTAATGCATCTTCATGTGTTAAATCTCCAACCTGTAAAATGCACCTGCATATTCACCTGATTTAGCCAGTGGCAGTCTGGACTCAACAGGCTGTTTAAACAGCTCGGTCAGGTGGTCCTTCAAGGTAAGAGCAAAGGTCTCATTGGCCATCACCTTCTTGGAGTCCAGGTTGATTCGAGGGGTGTAAGGGTCAAAGTTCACAGCTGCAGGCAGGGTAAATGACACCTGTGAGGAGAGGAACACAatgtggttttctttgatggacCCTAGCTTTTCTCCAAAATGGTCAAGATTAAGCTATATTATTACTTAATGTGGAAAATGACCCAGGCCTGGGTTGGAATTCATACACAACAACATATGAAACTGACAAGAGCTTCTTCAGCTGTTTGACATGAGCTCCAGATAATGTCTGCACAACGGGGTctgctttttttccttttacacaAAGAGTGCAGTAGATTCTCCATTCATACGCATTCACAAAACTCTACAGAgcattgaggtgaggggtggagcAGTGAGGGGTGGGGCATTAGGCTTAGGTAGGTTTCCATGAATTTAGtctgctgcagaaatcacatGCCTCTGGAGAAAGTACAGAGGAACTGCAGAGTCTAGTgcatttctgaaagcagcttaagcctctccttcccctcccttTAGAGCACATCCTTCTGAGGACCATCGGGGCCTGGCACCTCTGACGGCCAACCCTTGTATTTGGGCATTGTAGCTCTTTTGTCCTGACTGAACCTCATCTGTTCAGCCTCCTTTGCATCAAGCTCCTCAGAGCGACTTATTCTAATCAGGTCCTCCACTGTGTCCCCATGCAGGGACCCTTTGTCATCAGATTTATACCTCATCTGTGCTGGGACTCCGGTCGTCTATAAATATGTGCTGAATACCGCTTGGTGTCAGCACTGATttcacaaattgatttaattCAGATTCACAAGATATTGATATTTAAgtggacatttatttatttttttgaccCCAAGTTTGGGGAGGGTTCTTAATTAATTTGGTGTTGGCAAACATTTGAGTTTCTGTTTAATACTTAAAAGTTAGCTCGGTTTAAAGACCCCTGACACCAAAATGTTCTCACTTAACCAGGCCTTGATAATAGTGTCACAATAGCTCCTGAACTGTTATAGTAACTAGACTTAAAACTTAAACTGATTGTTAGTGTGGATCTTCTAACCTGCAAGAAGGCCAGTGATTGCGACTGACTGAGCTGATTGTTGATATATTCTTTAGCCCCAGTCATGTGGTCGATGTTCTCAGCGAACTTCTTCTTGAGAAGGTTCAATTTGGTTTCACCAGTCTCCACCTCTCGATCCACTGCATTCAGAGCAGCGCTCTCCTCCTGAGTCAACATGTCGTGCATCTCTTGATACTCGGCTACCAAAGCTTTCTTCTTGATGGTGGCTGAGGCCTAGAGGGGACCAAGATAGTATCCATTAACAGATCAGTAAGGAAAAAGTTGAAAGCAGCAGTCAAACAAAATAAGGGGAATGCATATTCCATATTCTTTTAATTTAAGCATGTTAGATACTGAGTTGAATGAGTATGTGTGCAGAGTCATCAAGCTCATGTGTATAGTATGTATATTATTGTAGATGCAATAATTCCTGAAAAGAATCCATGCTTCTGCACTTATAGTTTAAGTATTTACAGGCCTATTTCAAACATCACAATCATAGGCAAGGTTAGTTAGAAGGTGGTTATTAGCCAAATCTATAACTACCTGAAGACACATGTTTTTTGTTAATACCACATTCACTGAAACTGTAATACTTACGATTTTAAGTACTTAAAATACTTCCATTTGGGAGCAAAGACAGAAGGTTCCAACTCGGTGCCTACCTAGAGTCTGGAGCATTCAAGACTTCAACCCATGCTAACAATCTATTTGTTATTATGAATAGagattttaatgaaaaaaatgttgacATCTCAAAACCAGTGTGAGTTTTTCTGTCTAAAAGAGACATTTGGAATCTTATTCATGCATTTTATTCTCCAGACTTAACATTACATTGCTCTTCTCACTAGCTTCACCAAAAAGACCAATAGACAGCTGATTTAGAATGTTGCTTGCTAGAGTtctaaataaagtaaaagagcATATTACTCAAATGTCCAGTTTTTTTCACTGGCCTCCAGTTAGCAAGAGGACTGAATCTACAAGTCTTACTCATTTACCAAAAGCTCAGGACCCAACCGCCATTCCTAAAATATTAGATGTTTATAAACCTAAAAAGTCTCTCAGACCAGCAGGAGCATGTCAACGAAAGTTGAAACAAAATGGGGTAATATTGCATTAGGAATGTGCTGCCCCTGCTGGAACAGCTTCCAATGGATATCTAATCACCTCAATAACCTGCTTTACAAAAGGTAGTCATACACAACTCTATTTTCCAGTGCCTTCACTAAATGACCCAATTACTAACTTAAATTAAACATGATCTGATTTATCATTTGTTCTTTTGTTGTAATGTTTTACaacttttaatgtgtttttaagtttCTGATCTGTACTTGTATTTCTTTAAGTGCATTGAATGACCTCTCTTTATGATAAATTCTGAATATTTTTTACAGATGCTTAATAAggtaaatataacatttaaaaatgttttgctttcATTCAAAGTATAGAAAACCAACCAAATTTTACTTGCAACAACATGCTGAAAAGACATGTTTCATCAACAAAGAATTTAAGCAAGGTGCAATATAgtctatatttaaaaacatactCAGTGAGTTTTGAAGGCAACATAAACtaatataatttgtttaacAATCACAAAGATATGACAGCATTTGCATTAGAAACAAAGACATAATGTAACTATGTACCCTTTAGGACAATAAGGACACTAAATTCCTACAACATATTACTGTTTTTAAAATTGGGGGCTGGTAAATTTCAAAACAGACATACCTTCAACATATCCTCCATGTCCCTCATCTTATACATAATGGTCTCATTATGCACAATCTTTGCATTAAGAACGTCCAACTTGTCCTTCAGTTCCGactacaaacagagaaacattttatattaatttgacacacaaacacagttcaCAAAGTGTCACTTACACTTACGGATTATTGGGCTAATCACAAACTTTATAGTGTTAACGGAGTATCCCTTTCAGAATATGGGATTTTTCTTAAAAAAGGACTAGTGTTAACATTTGATATGAGAAATTTGGAGTTCCTCTGGAATACAAGTTGAACTGTTTTCCTTCAATGTTGAAACTAAACAAGCTTTActttatcaaatcaaatcagagtATTTGTGTTGCTGGATAACAGATGAGTGAGAATTATTTAATAAGTGCTAAGGGCAGATGAAACATCACTTTGTtaaaattgtgatttttgaatatgggctgtacagATCAATATGATTAAGTTGGGTAAGGTGGTCCTCTAAACTCCCTAAGGGGAAAGTGAGACACATGCAGACCTCTTTgagcttcctctgctcctcaggaGAAGTGAAGGAGCAGCCTTTGTGGTCTTGCTGGAGACAGAGGCTGCAGATGGGGCGGACATGCTGGCTGCAGAAGAGATCCATCAGCTTGTGGTGGTCCGGGCACAAGCGCTCCAACAGGTCCCCAACTGGCTCGATCAGCTGGTGGAGACGGAACACCGGGTTCTCCCGGTGAGGACGCAGGTGCTCCTCGCAGAAAGAGACCATGCAGGTGAGGCAGGTGTTGGCCGCCTCTGCTTCCATACAGGTGTCACAGCGTATGACAGCATCTTCCTTGATCTCTTCCATGGTCTCTTCCTtggtctctttctcctctgctgaCAGGCTCGACGCGCTCCGGACCAACCTCAGGTTTAAGGCCTCCACCACGGTGCTGAGGACCGTGTTTTTCTTCAGCTCGGGTTTGGTGTGGAAGAGGGTCCGACACTGGGGACATCTGTAGGGCTCCGTCCAGGTGGTGAGCAGGCAGCCCTGGCAGAAGTTGTGTCCGCAGGGGATGGTCACCGGACAGTCAAAGGGGCTGAGGCAGATGCTGCAGGTCAGCTCATCCTCCAGACTCATGAGAGACAAGTCACTCTGCTCCACCGCGGCCATGACGAGAGCTCAGAGCCGCTGCAGGGAGAAACGAAACCTAACTTTAGAGGAGCGTCAAAACGAAAGTAAAGAGGCTCGATTCATTTTCAATGTAAAATGTGATCAGAGTTTACGGCACCTTCCTTCTAACACGGTGCATTTATACATTAAATAGGTTACAACagagttaaatgtcaacaaacaTTCAGCGCGACGTCGAAGCTGGCGTTCAATTGGTGATTCAAACACTCAAATACACGGAAGTCAGCGAGTAAAAAGCCACATTGTATTTATCATGAATGTCCCACAATGGTCTTTACCTTTACGTCCCGAATGTGCAGCGAGTCCAGGAGAAAAGAGTCAATAACAAGCAACCGACGGTGCTTCAAGCTCAGCTGCGTTCAGAGAGAGGGTGCAGAGCGCAATGACGCAGTTACAATATGGAGCCGTCAcactgggttgtgtgtgtgtgtgtgtgtgtgtgagggagtagGGGGTAGGTGTTTGCGTTTTATctgaaatattattatatctctgtctgaaaaatattttttatcttaTGAGTCAAATGTATTCTAATTATGTCAGATATTATACGTGAAAAAGTGGCAAACACCTCTTCCTGGTAGGTGGTTTTCTTCCAAAAAGTTGTTTTCTCCAACAAACATGTCTGCCATGTTAAAGAGATAGCTCacccaaaaaggaaaattcagtCATAGTCAATTTAC
This is a stretch of genomic DNA from Pleuronectes platessa chromosome 3, fPlePla1.1, whole genome shotgun sequence. It encodes these proteins:
- the trim25 gene encoding E3 ubiquitin/ISG15 ligase TRIM25 isoform X3; the encoded protein is MAAVEQSDLSLMSLEDELTCSICLSPFDCPVTIPCGHNFCQGCLLTTWTEPYRCPQCRTLFHTKPELKKNTVLSTVVEALNLRLVRSASSLSAEEKETKEETMEEIKEDAVIRCDTCMEAEAANTCLTCMVSFCEEHLRPHRENPVFRLHQLIEPVGDLLERLCPDHHKLMDLFCSQHVRPICSLCLQQDHKGCSFTSPEEQRKLKESELKDKLDVLNAKIVHNETIMYKMRDMEDMLKASATIKKKALVAEYQEMHDMLTQEESAALNAVDREVETGETKLNLLKKKFAENIDHMTGAKEYINNQLSQSQSLAFLQVSFTLPAAVNFDPYTPRINLDSKKVMANETFALTLKDHLTELFKQPVESRLPLAKSGTTAASASGISSIPWETSFWKPHLSEPLGNPEYPLCPSPDPGPQSKASLKKKPSKPSDIPANVACAEKRSDLLKFASGLMLDRKTAHKRILVTEECTKASVTDEQANYPNCPQRFVVCSQVLTSKGFSSGRHYWEVRLSCNNFIGIGLAYSSIDRKGSTSRLGRNAQSWCVEWFNVKLSAWHNSHETVLCNPNPKRVGVLLDYEGGRATFYNVADRAYPFHTFEFPFAEAVYPAFWMFSSGSSITLCKV
- the trim25 gene encoding E3 ubiquitin/ISG15 ligase TRIM25 isoform X4; this encodes MAAVEQSDLSLMSLEDELTCSICLSPFDCPVTIPCGHNFCQGCLLTTWTEPYRCPQCRTLFHTKPELKKNTVLSTVVEALNLRLVRSASSLSAEEKETKEETMEEIKEDAVIRCDTCMEAEAANTCLTCMVSFCEEHLRPHRENPVFRLHQLIEPVGDLLERLCPDHHKLMDLFCSQHVRPICSLCLQQDHKGCSFTSPEEQRKLKESELKDKLDVLNAKIVHNETIMYKMRDMEDMLKASATIKKKALVAEYQEMHDMLTQEESAALNAVDREVETGETKLNLLKKKFAENIDHMTGAKEYINNQLSQSQSLAFLQVSFTLPAAVNFDPYTPRINLDSKKVMANETFALTLKDHLTELFKQPVESRLPLAKSEPLGNPEYPLCPSPDPGPQSKASLKKKPSKPSDIPANVACAEKRSDLLKFASGLMLDRKTAHKRILVTEECTKASVTDEQANYPNCPQRFVVCSQVLTSKGFSSGRHYWEVRLSCNNFIGIGLAYSSIDRKGSTSRLGRNAQSWCVEWFNVKLSAWHNSHETVLCNPNPKRVGVLLDYEGGRATFYNVADRAYPFHTFEFPFAEAVYPAFWMFSSGSSITLCKV
- the trim25 gene encoding E3 ubiquitin/ISG15 ligase TRIM25 isoform X1; this translates as MAAVEQSDLSLMSLEDELTCSICLSPFDCPVTIPCGHNFCQGCLLTTWTEPYRCPQCRTLFHTKPELKKNTVLSTVVEALNLRLVRSASSLSAEEKETKEETMEEIKEDAVIRCDTCMEAEAANTCLTCMVSFCEEHLRPHRENPVFRLHQLIEPVGDLLERLCPDHHKLMDLFCSQHVRPICSLCLQQDHKGCSFTSPEEQRKLKESELKDKLDVLNAKIVHNETIMYKMRDMEDMLKASATIKKKALVAEYQEMHDMLTQEESAALNAVDREVETGETKLNLLKKKFAENIDHMTGAKEYINNQLSQSQSLAFLQVSFTLPAAVNFDPYTPRINLDSKKVMANETFALTLKDHLTELFKQPVESRLPLAKSGTTAASASGISSIPWETSFWKPHLSEPLGNPEYPLCPSPDPGPQSKASLKKKPSKQTKKPQPTEKLVGYNPFAEFGGKDPGRPPVFQPNQKTEPSDIPANVACAEKRSDLLKFASGLMLDRKTAHKRILVTEECTKASVTDEQANYPNCPQRFVVCSQVLTSKGFSSGRHYWEVRLSCNNFIGIGLAYSSIDRKGSTSRLGRNAQSWCVEWFNVKLSAWHNSHETVLCNPNPKRVGVLLDYEGGRATFYNVADRAYPFHTFEFPFAEAVYPAFWMFSSGSSITLCKV
- the trim25 gene encoding E3 ubiquitin/ISG15 ligase TRIM25 isoform X2 — encoded protein: MAAVEQSDLSLMSLEDELTCSICLSPFDCPVTIPCGHNFCQGCLLTTWTEPYRCPQCRTLFHTKPELKKNTVLSTVVEALNLRLVRSASSLSAEEKETKEETMEEIKEDAVIRCDTCMEAEAANTCLTCMVSFCEEHLRPHRENPVFRLHQLIEPVGDLLERLCPDHHKLMDLFCSQHVRPICSLCLQQDHKGCSFTSPEEQRKLKESELKDKLDVLNAKIVHNETIMYKMRDMEDMLKASATIKKKALVAEYQEMHDMLTQEESAALNAVDREVETGETKLNLLKKKFAENIDHMTGAKEYINNQLSQSQSLAFLQVSFTLPAAVNFDPYTPRINLDSKKVMANETFALTLKDHLTELFKQPVESRLPLAKSEPLGNPEYPLCPSPDPGPQSKASLKKKPSKQTKKPQPTEKLVGYNPFAEFGGKDPGRPPVFQPNQKTEPSDIPANVACAEKRSDLLKFASGLMLDRKTAHKRILVTEECTKASVTDEQANYPNCPQRFVVCSQVLTSKGFSSGRHYWEVRLSCNNFIGIGLAYSSIDRKGSTSRLGRNAQSWCVEWFNVKLSAWHNSHETVLCNPNPKRVGVLLDYEGGRATFYNVADRAYPFHTFEFPFAEAVYPAFWMFSSGSSITLCKV